The Metabacillus litoralis genome contains a region encoding:
- a CDS encoding IS110 family transposase, translated as MNYTQNHKISQITPSTLIVGIDIAKDKHVARAQDDRGIEFGKRLIFENRMHGFQKLVNWAEALRKENAKDHVILGVEPTGHYWFSLAYFLVAKGYDFVVVNPMHVKKSKELDDNSPTKNDTKDARVIAQLIKDGRYSVPNLLDGVYAELREGVKLRDQLTKQLMTTEGRIQNHIQRYFPEFFDVFGDWEGKAAFCTLRLFPFPSQIKELSPEEVLMKWKPYVQRGVGIKRATKLVEAARKSIGIQIGIQFAKRELDYLLDQYKLYKQQVEQLDTELEALVETLPGAKQMMEISGLGSTTIALFFSEVGDITKYSHPQQLVNLAGLSLREHSSGKFKGQTRITKRGRSRLRRALYLAIRPLVAHNPTFKALHQYYTTRSEKPLKKQQSLIALCCKLLRVLFVIGQKQCEFDGSKLVSGLPKKHLLQAA; from the coding sequence ATGAATTATACACAAAATCACAAAATCTCTCAAATTACACCTTCAACTCTTATTGTTGGCATTGATATTGCCAAAGACAAACACGTTGCACGTGCTCAAGATGACCGAGGCATCGAGTTCGGGAAACGCTTGATCTTTGAAAATCGAATGCATGGCTTTCAAAAACTAGTGAATTGGGCAGAAGCTCTTCGGAAGGAAAATGCAAAGGATCACGTCATTCTTGGCGTAGAACCTACTGGTCATTACTGGTTTAGTCTAGCTTATTTTTTAGTAGCTAAAGGATACGATTTCGTCGTCGTAAACCCTATGCACGTTAAGAAAAGTAAAGAGCTTGACGACAATTCCCCTACTAAAAATGATACTAAGGATGCCCGTGTCATTGCACAGTTGATTAAGGATGGCCGATACTCTGTACCAAACCTCTTAGATGGTGTTTATGCCGAATTAAGAGAAGGCGTCAAATTACGAGATCAGCTTACTAAACAACTGATGACAACAGAAGGACGCATCCAAAACCATATTCAACGCTATTTTCCTGAATTCTTTGATGTGTTTGGAGACTGGGAAGGAAAAGCAGCCTTTTGTACGTTGCGATTGTTTCCGTTTCCTTCTCAAATTAAAGAACTATCACCGGAAGAGGTGTTGATGAAGTGGAAGCCATATGTTCAACGAGGAGTGGGAATTAAGCGAGCAACGAAGCTAGTAGAAGCTGCTCGAAAGAGTATTGGGATACAAATTGGTATTCAGTTTGCCAAGCGAGAATTAGATTATCTACTTGACCAGTATAAGTTATATAAACAACAGGTAGAACAATTAGATACGGAGCTTGAAGCTCTAGTGGAAACACTTCCGGGAGCTAAACAAATGATGGAGATATCAGGATTGGGGTCTACCACAATCGCTTTATTCTTCTCAGAAGTAGGTGACATTACAAAGTACAGTCACCCCCAACAGCTAGTTAATTTAGCTGGGCTCTCATTACGAGAACACAGCTCAGGTAAATTTAAAGGTCAAACTCGGATAACCAAGAGAGGGCGAAGCCGTCTACGACGAGCCTTATATTTGGCTATTCGTCCACTAGTCGCCCATAATCCAACGTTTAAGGCCTTGCATCAATACTATACAACACGGTCTGAAAAGCCGTTAAAAAAGCAACAGTCACTCATTGCCTTGTGTTGTAAGCTACTACGTGTGTTGTTTGTCATTGGACAAAAACAATGTGAGTTTGATGGATCTAAACTAGTAAGTGGATTACCTAAAAAACATTTATTACAGGCTGCTTAA
- a CDS encoding DUF4190 domain-containing protein, producing the protein MDRKTKTSSHSVISLSIGILSILLPFLGLVLGVIGIVIARKALKEIEKTGYIGGGLATSGLICSSVGFIIQLFGVLGIISFYSVSNVG; encoded by the coding sequence ATGGATAGAAAAACTAAAACAAGTAGTCATTCTGTAATTTCCTTATCCATAGGTATTCTTTCCATACTTTTACCATTTCTTGGCTTAGTGTTGGGGGTTATCGGGATTGTTATAGCAAGAAAGGCTCTAAAAGAAATAGAAAAAACAGGTTACATCGGAGGAGGATTAGCAACTTCGGGTTTGATTTGTAGTTCAGTTGGATTTATTATTCAATTGTTTGGCGTGTTAGGGATTATTTCTTTTTATTCTGTATCTAACGTAGGTTAA
- a CDS encoding YdcF family protein has product MGINISLYKNGFVKKVIFTGGKGSENDYTEAEVAKDYAIENGIEEKDILIETKSRITEENLIYAYDIALMNKLKTFTIVSDPLHMKRAIFIAKDIGMQAYSSPTPSTQYKSFKSQTPFLFREVFLYIGYICSSPFRNSHI; this is encoded by the coding sequence ATGGGAATTAATATATCGCTTTATAAGAATGGATTCGTAAAAAAAGTTATATTTACTGGTGGTAAAGGAAGTGAAAATGATTATACTGAAGCAGAAGTTGCTAAAGATTATGCAATTGAAAATGGTATAGAAGAAAAGGATATTTTAATAGAAACAAAATCGAGAATTACCGAAGAAAATCTCATATATGCCTATGATATTGCGTTAATGAACAAACTAAAAACATTTACTATTGTAAGTGACCCATTACATATGAAACGTGCTATCTTTATAGCAAAAGATATTGGTATGCAAGCATATTCCTCACCTACCCCAAGTACGCAATATAAGTCCTTTAAAAGCCAAACCCCTTTTTTATTTAGAGAGGTATTTCTTTATATTGGATATATATGCAGTTCACCATTTAGAAATAGTCATATTTGA
- a CDS encoding outer membrane protein assembly factor BamE gives MKHNKYRFGCFSILFGYFYGLLYLGYILFISIAHSSYSYISVPAILIPFILFLLTIFIIRKRVDIKNDRKAKQNLNFIIIMGTIPFIVCTVMLGINEYKTNFTTKKWVGSMSERVYIVDDLLSTYNLKGMTKSEVITLLGPPTDTEYFKNEKNIVYYLGDERGIISIDSEWLVIDFDKHEKVTDYVVRTD, from the coding sequence ATGAAACATAACAAATATAGGTTTGGTTGCTTTTCTATTTTATTTGGATATTTTTATGGGCTACTTTATCTAGGTTACATCCTTTTTATTAGTATTGCACATTCTTCGTATAGTTATATAAGTGTTCCTGCTATTCTCATACCATTTATTCTATTTCTCTTAACTATATTCATTATAAGGAAACGAGTCGATATAAAAAATGATAGGAAAGCAAAGCAGAACCTCAACTTTATAATAATTATGGGTACTATTCCTTTTATCGTCTGTACGGTGATGTTAGGGATAAATGAATATAAAACGAACTTCACAACAAAAAAATGGGTTGGAAGTATGTCAGAAAGAGTGTACATAGTTGATGACTTACTAAGCACGTATAATTTAAAAGGAATGACTAAAAGTGAAGTTATAACATTGTTAGGTCCGCCAACTGACACAGAATATTTTAAAAATGAGAAAAATATTGTGTATTATCTTGGTGATGAAAGAGGGATTATTTCTATTGATAGTGAATGGTTAGTCATTGATTTTGATAAGCATGAAAAAGTAACAGATTATGTTGTGCGTACAGATTAG
- a CDS encoding MFS transporter → MMSVETNVTRTSEVKINQPAKKEVTTAFKWFHATSLNGGHMLVLATIASYFSVYMTDTVGISAGAAAGIMLVATLWDAINDPIMGTIADRTNSRWGRYRPYFLFVPILFTISSVFLFINPTGLDTTGKIVYIGGLYILVNMCTTALTMPQMAVLPAVTKNDKERNSVITLGAAFTAIAFTIGSTFTPQLTGLFGGSYTPLMLIYGIITILCFWGLFTTSKEKYITTSAKIPFTADLKKLFKHKEIYPLILVWCLASVGYGFMFASSVYFMMYYIGRPDLISFYMGIISIGALVSMVVVMPIALKIFKTGHQAMLVTQLITFVFYAIAFIFGDNLIVLYVCSFIATAIGAMSNALVNILVNDTIDFIYLKEKTSLNGSIASLKGFAQKCGSTITNSGILALLAVSGYIPGAIGQQPDSTMFTLNFVRFGIPAIICLIIVVCMKYYPLEKYRLEIAKMKNDSNE, encoded by the coding sequence ATGATGTCAGTTGAAACGAATGTAACTAGAACATCTGAGGTAAAAATAAATCAACCAGCTAAAAAAGAGGTAACAACTGCTTTTAAATGGTTCCATGCTACATCCCTTAATGGAGGACATATGCTGGTACTAGCCACAATTGCTAGTTACTTCTCCGTTTATATGACGGATACAGTCGGTATTTCAGCTGGAGCTGCTGCTGGGATCATGTTGGTTGCTACCCTTTGGGATGCAATTAATGACCCGATCATGGGTACGATTGCCGATCGAACGAATTCGAGATGGGGACGTTATCGACCTTATTTTTTATTTGTTCCAATTCTTTTTACTATTAGTAGTGTATTCCTTTTCATAAATCCAACTGGATTAGATACAACTGGTAAAATTGTTTATATTGGTGGTTTGTATATTTTAGTAAATATGTGTACAACAGCTTTAACCATGCCTCAAATGGCTGTTCTTCCTGCTGTTACGAAAAATGATAAAGAGCGTAACAGTGTCATTACTTTAGGTGCAGCATTTACCGCTATTGCCTTTACAATTGGATCAACCTTTACACCACAGCTTACTGGATTATTCGGAGGAAGTTATACACCATTAATGCTGATTTATGGTATTATCACAATCTTATGTTTTTGGGGATTGTTTACTACATCAAAAGAAAAATATATTACAACGTCAGCAAAAATTCCATTTACAGCAGATTTAAAGAAATTGTTTAAGCATAAAGAAATTTATCCACTAATCTTAGTATGGTGTTTAGCATCAGTAGGATATGGTTTTATGTTCGCTTCTTCTGTGTACTTTATGATGTACTATATTGGTAGACCAGATTTGATTTCATTTTATATGGGGATCATTTCAATTGGTGCACTCGTCTCTATGGTTGTCGTTATGCCAATTGCCTTAAAAATCTTTAAAACGGGTCATCAAGCTATGCTAGTTACTCAATTGATAACATTTGTTTTTTATGCAATCGCATTCATTTTCGGTGATAACTTAATCGTATTATATGTATGTTCATTTATCGCTACAGCTATTGGTGCCATGTCAAATGCATTGGTGAATATTTTAGTAAATGATACAATTGACTTTATTTATTTAAAAGAAAAAACTTCATTAAACGGTTCAATCGCTTCCCTTAAAGGCTTTGCCCAAAAATGTGGAAGTACTATTACAAACTCAGGGATTTTAGCTTTGCTTGCGGTATCAGGATACATTCCAGGAGCTATTGGACAGCAGCCTGATTCAACAATGTTCACATTAAATTTCGTTCGCTTTGGGATCCCTGCTATCATTTGCTTAATTATTGTGGTTTGTATGAAGTATTATCCTCTTGAAAAATATCGTCTAGAAATAGCAAAAATGAAAAATGATTCAAATGAGTAA
- a CDS encoding class I SAM-dependent methyltransferase, which produces MVLQEKEIKVVLGAGEYNNNPGWIHTQEDQLNLLDHSTWENSYNENSLSAILAEHVWEHLTYEEGIAAAKLCYRYLKTNGYIRCAVPDGFFRDDEYQNIIKIGGPGPKNHPAASHKIVHNYKTLTRMFESAGFEVNILEYCDSNGIFHCKDWDGSQGVIFRSKKYDPRNQGERMVFPSLIVDAMKR; this is translated from the coding sequence ATGGTGTTACAAGAAAAAGAGATAAAAGTTGTTCTTGGAGCGGGTGAATATAATAATAATCCAGGATGGATACATACTCAGGAAGATCAACTAAATTTATTGGATCATTCCACGTGGGAAAATAGCTACAATGAAAATTCTTTATCAGCGATTCTTGCGGAACATGTTTGGGAACACCTTACTTATGAAGAAGGAATTGCTGCAGCAAAGCTTTGCTATAGGTATCTTAAAACAAATGGATATATTCGTTGTGCAGTTCCAGATGGATTTTTTCGTGATGATGAGTATCAAAATATAATTAAAATAGGTGGTCCTGGTCCAAAAAACCACCCAGCTGCTAGTCATAAAATCGTTCATAATTATAAAACTTTGACTAGAATGTTTGAATCAGCGGGATTTGAGGTTAACATACTTGAATATTGTGATAGTAATGGTATTTTTCATTGTAAAGATTGGGATGGATCTCAAGGAGTCATTTTTCGTTCTAAAAAATATGATCCACGAAATCAAGGAGAAAGAATGGTTTTCCCATCTTTAATAGTCGATGCGATGAAGAGGTAA
- a CDS encoding GNAT family N-acetyltransferase — MMLEDDQTLWINNDGFTISTNKSYLDIEVIHDFLSKESYWNKGIAKELVIASIENSILCYGIYEGNPTDGSAKMVGFARVVSDLVRFSWLGDVFVHTEYRGRGLSKWLIRVITEHPKLLGTSFQLATQDAHSLYEQYGFKSIGQIENRMARPLDWEAVYKGYKLSK, encoded by the coding sequence ATGATGCTAGAGGACGATCAAACACTTTGGATAAATAATGATGGATTTACTATAAGTACAAATAAGAGTTATCTGGATATAGAAGTGATTCATGATTTCCTTAGCAAGGAATCATACTGGAATAAGGGTATTGCTAAGGAATTAGTAATAGCATCAATTGAAAACTCAATTCTTTGCTACGGAATCTACGAAGGGAACCCTACTGACGGTTCTGCCAAAATGGTTGGTTTTGCACGTGTTGTGTCTGACCTTGTAAGATTTTCTTGGCTAGGTGATGTTTTCGTACATACTGAATACAGAGGACGTGGACTTAGCAAATGGCTAATACGTGTAATCACCGAACACCCTAAATTATTAGGAACGAGTTTTCAACTTGCTACACAAGATGCTCACTCTCTTTATGAACAATATGGTTTTAAGTCAATAGGGCAAATTGAAAATAGAATGGCTAGACCTCTTGATTGGGAAGCGGTATATAAAGGGTATAAACTAAGCAAATAA
- a CDS encoding GNAT family N-acetyltransferase: MKIRAAEIRDVIPMSRVHIDSWKTTYNGLLSDKYLESLSYKKKEQLWKQVIPNGGVFVAENESGDIIGFASGGKERTGNYDQFKGELYAIYLLDQYQRKGIGRKLFKAVVHFLQVQHIDSLVVWVVEGNKSCLFYEAIGGIILDSTEVEIGGAKVKEILYGWNDIKYL; this comes from the coding sequence ATGAAAATAAGAGCTGCTGAAATAAGAGATGTTATTCCTATGTCTAGGGTTCATATAGATAGCTGGAAAACAACATATAATGGCTTGTTATCAGATAAATACTTAGAAAGTCTATCATACAAAAAGAAGGAACAATTATGGAAACAGGTTATCCCTAACGGTGGAGTATTTGTTGCTGAAAATGAAAGTGGGGACATTATTGGTTTTGCTTCTGGAGGCAAAGAAAGAACAGGAAATTATGATCAATTCAAAGGAGAATTGTACGCTATTTATCTACTTGATCAGTATCAAAGAAAAGGAATCGGCAGGAAACTTTTCAAAGCAGTAGTCCATTTTTTGCAAGTCCAACATATAGATTCTTTAGTTGTATGGGTAGTAGAAGGAAATAAATCCTGTTTATTCTATGAAGCAATTGGAGGTATAATTCTAGATTCAACTGAGGTGGAGATCGGCGGAGCTAAGGTAAAAGAAATTTTGTATGGTTGGAATGATATAAAATATCTCTAA
- a CDS encoding MFS transporter has product MIRLKGSDSEKLIFLLSFTLVISVMNSTMFNMAVPTITRDFNLQPSEAGWIITGYIVVYAIGTVMYGKLSDKFKLKNLLTFGLSLFAIGSIIGFTAVNFEITVFGRILQAAGASVMPATSLIIPSRYFTPETRGRALGIVSAGTALGTAIGPIVAGLVTSFINWRYLFVISLLSLITLPLFRKYLKDEIQKPHVKIDMLGAFLLAGTLSLLLLTITQKTVLFAATGIIFLVLFIWRIRKAEQPFIQTSVFKNKEYSIAILISALSTGIGFGIPYLTPLLLQNVNGISPFMSGLIMFPGALTAALLGKKGGQLADYKGNTYLIYTALSCFFIGYCFLSTLSGLSTYFIMLVLVFACTGQTFIQIGLANTVSSTLSKDQSGIGMGIFMMTNFIAGSIATTLISVAVEKETDTIQLNPLLINSKGLIYSNIFAALGIIVILISIIYMITFSSIFLNKVEKKVYRKI; this is encoded by the coding sequence ATGATTAGACTTAAAGGTTCAGATAGCGAGAAGCTCATTTTCTTGCTTTCTTTTACATTAGTTATCTCAGTTATGAATTCTACTATGTTTAATATGGCAGTCCCTACGATAACGAGAGATTTTAACTTACAGCCTTCTGAAGCAGGATGGATTATAACAGGATATATAGTGGTCTATGCAATTGGAACAGTTATGTACGGCAAGCTTTCTGACAAATTTAAGTTGAAGAATTTGCTAACGTTTGGACTAAGTCTTTTTGCGATTGGCTCAATCATTGGGTTTACTGCAGTCAATTTTGAAATCACCGTTTTCGGCAGAATATTGCAAGCAGCCGGTGCTTCTGTGATGCCAGCTACATCCCTGATCATTCCATCAAGGTACTTCACTCCCGAAACAAGGGGGCGTGCCTTAGGAATCGTTTCAGCTGGTACAGCTTTAGGAACTGCAATCGGGCCTATAGTAGCAGGGCTTGTAACAAGCTTTATCAACTGGCGGTATTTATTTGTTATTTCACTTTTATCATTAATCACTTTGCCCTTATTTAGAAAATATCTAAAAGACGAAATACAAAAACCACATGTAAAAATCGATATGCTTGGAGCTTTTTTACTTGCTGGTACACTCTCACTACTTCTTCTAACTATTACACAAAAAACAGTATTGTTCGCAGCCACTGGTATAATATTTTTAGTTCTGTTTATTTGGAGAATACGAAAAGCAGAACAACCATTTATCCAAACCTCAGTATTTAAAAACAAGGAGTACTCAATAGCAATATTAATATCAGCTTTAAGTACTGGTATAGGCTTTGGAATTCCTTATTTAACACCTCTACTTTTACAAAATGTTAACGGAATTTCTCCATTTATGAGTGGATTAATTATGTTCCCCGGAGCGCTTACAGCAGCATTATTAGGAAAAAAGGGCGGACAATTAGCTGACTATAAAGGCAATACATACTTAATATACACAGCATTATCATGTTTTTTCATCGGATACTGCTTTCTTTCCACACTTTCTGGGCTATCAACCTATTTTATAATGCTTGTCCTAGTATTTGCATGTACAGGCCAAACTTTCATACAAATAGGTCTTGCAAATACTGTATCTAGTACTCTGTCAAAAGATCAATCTGGCATTGGGATGGGAATTTTTATGATGACAAATTTTATTGCGGGTTCCATTGCTACTACTTTGATTAGTGTAGCAGTTGAAAAAGAAACAGATACTATTCAGTTAAATCCTCTTTTAATCAATTCAAAGGGTTTAATTTATAGTAACATCTTCGCAGCCCTAGGAATAATTGTTATTTTAATTTCTATTATATATATGATTACCTTTTCTAGTATCTTCTTAAACAAAGTAGAAAAAAAGGTATATCGAAAAATATAA
- a CDS encoding GrpB family protein, producing the protein MDKKIIIEDYTINWSKQFEDEKVRLHEILDHNVKSIEHIGSTSVIGLGAKPILDIAIGVYDLEIIKTYVVPLQQVGYEFVNHTDFPERRFFRKGQWRAGTHHLHFYQFEGEHWNNQILFRNYLRNNHDVLKQYHQLKLDLAAQYPFDRVSYTKGKTDFVQGVLREAKAKGFFC; encoded by the coding sequence ATGGATAAAAAAATAATAATTGAAGATTACACTATTAATTGGTCGAAGCAGTTTGAAGATGAAAAAGTTAGACTACATGAAATATTAGATCACAATGTAAAGTCTATTGAACATATAGGAAGTACGTCTGTTATAGGATTAGGTGCTAAGCCTATTTTAGATATAGCTATAGGAGTATATGATTTAGAAATAATTAAAACTTACGTTGTACCATTACAACAAGTAGGTTATGAATTTGTGAATCATACAGATTTTCCAGAAAGACGCTTTTTCAGAAAGGGACAGTGGAGAGCTGGTACACATCACTTGCATTTTTATCAGTTTGAGGGGGAACATTGGAACAATCAAATTCTGTTTAGAAACTATTTGAGAAATAATCATGATGTATTAAAACAATATCATCAATTAAAGCTTGATTTGGCAGCGCAATATCCATTTGATAGAGTTTCTTATACAAAAGGTAAGACAGATTTTGTTCAAGGAGTACTTCGTGAGGCCAAAGCAAAAGGGTTCTTTTGCTAA
- a CDS encoding cupin, with the protein MEIYSFKKSVGKRINQFHSDFIMSRVINTLKPAHIGCMYLEENGVIGFHQAVIPQLLIIVNGKGSVRSNNEEYIEVQAGEAVFWTKGEWHETKSETGLTAIVIESEELTPGSFMALTPR; encoded by the coding sequence ATGGAGATTTATTCATTTAAAAAAAGTGTCGGGAAAAGAATAAACCAATTTCATTCTGATTTTATTATGTCACGTGTTATTAACACACTCAAACCTGCTCATATAGGATGTATGTATTTAGAGGAGAATGGTGTAATAGGATTTCATCAAGCTGTGATTCCTCAACTTTTAATTATTGTAAACGGCAAGGGTAGCGTTAGATCTAATAATGAAGAATACATTGAAGTACAAGCAGGAGAAGCTGTGTTTTGGACAAAAGGAGAATGGCATGAAACCAAGTCTGAGACAGGATTAACGGCGATTGTCATTGAGAGTGAAGAATTGACCCCAGGATCTTTCATGGCATTAACACCGAGATAA
- a CDS encoding GNAT family N-acetyltransferase — MVIRFATTSEAAVVHDLMIKAFIEYNNESPPSSALDETVHSVLDALEKGEKALIAFDENRPVGMVRFQLKNEGLYFYRLSVIPEKQGKGIGKKILSSIEDYANKVGVSTILCKVRMTVPKNINLYSSIGYSVYDEEVVHKPNNVNVKVLSMKKELWS, encoded by the coding sequence ATGGTCATTCGTTTTGCTACAACTTCAGAAGCAGCAGTAGTTCATGATTTAATGATTAAGGCATTTATCGAATATAACAATGAAAGCCCGCCATCAAGTGCTTTAGATGAAACTGTTCACTCAGTTTTAGACGCATTAGAAAAAGGGGAAAAAGCACTTATTGCTTTTGATGAAAATAGACCTGTTGGTATGGTGCGATTTCAACTTAAAAATGAAGGTTTATATTTTTATCGTCTATCAGTCATACCAGAAAAACAAGGAAAGGGTATTGGTAAAAAGATATTAAGCTCCATAGAGGACTATGCAAATAAAGTTGGTGTATCTACAATTCTATGTAAAGTCCGTATGACAGTACCTAAGAATATAAATTTATATAGTTCCATAGGTTATAGTGTTTATGATGAAGAGGTTGTACATAAACCCAATAATGTAAATGTTAAGGTTCTCTCAATGAAAAAAGAGCTTTGGTCATAA
- a CDS encoding TetR/AcrR family transcriptional regulator, translating to MIKKDSKEKILEIASRLFQLQGYHATGLNQIIKESGLPKGSLYHHFPNGKEELAIEAVKYTSLYIEEKIKSFFENESNPIAAMQSFIIDTANQFRKPEDIKGIPIGLLACETALINEPLRLACMNAFHNWEQLIVNKFKEAGYEQELAEKAGILFNSLTGGGIMQSITNKDPRPLIAIAEAIPLLFSKKG from the coding sequence ATGATAAAAAAAGATTCTAAAGAAAAAATCCTTGAAATTGCCTCAAGGCTTTTTCAATTACAAGGGTATCATGCAACAGGTTTAAACCAAATTATAAAAGAAAGTGGCTTACCGAAAGGTTCACTTTATCATCATTTTCCTAACGGGAAGGAAGAATTGGCCATTGAAGCTGTAAAATATACTAGTTTGTATATTGAGGAAAAAATTAAATCTTTTTTTGAAAATGAGTCAAATCCAATAGCGGCTATGCAATCTTTTATTATTGATACTGCAAACCAGTTTAGGAAACCTGAGGACATTAAAGGCATTCCTATCGGTTTACTTGCATGTGAAACAGCTTTAATAAATGAGCCTTTAAGACTAGCATGTATGAACGCATTTCATAACTGGGAGCAACTGATTGTGAATAAGTTTAAAGAAGCGGGTTATGAGCAGGAGTTAGCTGAGAAAGCTGGGATTCTTTTTAATTCTTTAACTGGGGGCGGTATTATGCAATCCATTACAAACAAGGACCCTCGCCCACTTATAGCAATAGCAGAAGCAATCCCATTACTTTTCTCAAAAAAGGGGTAG
- a CDS encoding quercetin 2,3-dioxygenase produces MTTQLFQGIPQKKVAYLLKNGEGKRYLFGRQVATVMADALSTDHIFEMVLLSGGKGDTFPFHKHNKTFEGILVLEGKLELSIDDEMHLLLPGDYAHIPPNTIHSYCMKSHRTKFVSYTTKGNLANLYSIIGEPYDKVEYPPHVKSEIPNEKFQDATITTDIEFFFEMKHGGNAKLVENNVVPSKLAPYVLENGEGDRLLTGDQLHRIIATQKNTDGQFILVSSEGPMGERIVDHYHEHHTETFFCLEGQMTMWANGEEIRMNPGDFLHVPAFTTHSYRLDSHYTKVIGLLASGLFEPFFRILGDPYEHHIFPSEPKPLRFDRVLQNIDMLDLKLAKDLSI; encoded by the coding sequence ATGACTACACAATTATTTCAAGGAATACCACAAAAAAAAGTTGCTTACTTGTTAAAAAATGGAGAAGGTAAAAGATATTTGTTTGGAAGACAAGTTGCTACTGTGATGGCAGATGCTCTAAGTACAGATCACATTTTTGAGATGGTCTTACTTTCTGGAGGAAAGGGAGATACTTTCCCTTTCCACAAACACAATAAAACTTTTGAAGGTATATTAGTACTAGAAGGGAAACTTGAACTTTCAATTGATGATGAAATGCATCTCCTATTGCCTGGTGACTATGCTCATATTCCGCCTAATACAATACATAGTTATTGCATGAAGAGTCATAGAACAAAGTTTGTCTCCTATACTACAAAAGGTAATCTTGCCAATCTTTACTCGATTATTGGTGAACCATATGACAAGGTTGAATATCCACCACATGTAAAAAGTGAAATTCCAAATGAAAAATTTCAAGACGCTACGATAACGACTGATATTGAATTTTTCTTTGAGATGAAACATGGTGGAAATGCAAAGCTTGTGGAGAATAATGTAGTTCCTAGTAAGTTGGCTCCATATGTTTTAGAAAACGGAGAAGGAGATCGCCTATTAACTGGCGATCAGCTACATAGGATTATTGCAACTCAAAAGAATACTGATGGACAATTCATTTTAGTTTCCTCTGAAGGTCCTATGGGTGAAAGAATTGTAGATCACTATCACGAGCATCATACTGAGACATTTTTCTGTCTTGAAGGCCAGATGACTATGTGGGCAAATGGAGAGGAAATAAGAATGAATCCAGGTGATTTCTTACATGTACCTGCTTTTACTACCCACTCTTATAGATTAGATTCTCATTATACGAAAGTGATTGGGTTATTAGCTTCTGGATTATTTGAACCTTTTTTCCGTATTTTAGGTGACCCTTATGAGCATCATATATTCCCTAGTGAACCTAAACCCTTGAGATTTGATCGAGTATTACAAAATATTGACATGCTAGATTTAAAGCTCGCTAAGGATCTGTCAATTTAA